Proteins from a genomic interval of Crassostrea angulata isolate pt1a10 chromosome 7, ASM2561291v2, whole genome shotgun sequence:
- the LOC128157546 gene encoding tripartite motif-containing protein 5-like, which produces MDEQVDISCPICAYQFSTPDKVPKLLPCYHTICSPCIDSIIASTPLNSDSTIKCPICRQGANIPKNGVEGFFDNFFRSAPQQEETCDICGAQDTRKLEHCKECFSLLCVSCRDAHHHQKTSKHDEVETSDSEGEVSRDSLFIRETGKHYVNSVRTAFFGFHSTTFKCSNFESIRKIIPSEEGECWVLTNRPYVSRFSNSGKETFRKYVESVPQDIARHSNGALVLAFPDGKVMLLDGQDLKNVTITENSPSAVCAYQDGRLLIATRPHSGNTHLRNCSLLITDQSMKNIRPLHVDADLREVSSITVNENNGQIALCETSKKCVYLVYNSRKGHRSQSVKEYRGTKNLLRIEQTEDSVTFTENSFFQPRSVSCDENDNFYVLDAGTNLIHVLNDKADLQAIVLAEVNGNIYCFNVDSYENLWIGDMSGQIRVFKMELRNFLDESQRGSGSIRIPAGLLDGSLMGSISSEDLGRMGLHRLSDGFRDFLRSSTSEEPSRIQDSFTRNIF; this is translated from the coding sequence atGGATGAACAAGTAGATATTTCGTGTCCAATTTGTGCCTACCAATTTTCCACCCCGGACAAAGTGCCCAAACTTCTGCCTTGTTACCACACGATCTGTAGTCCCTGTATCGACAGCATCATCGCCTCTACTCCACTCAACTCTGACTCCACCATCAAGTGTCCTATATGCAGACAGGGCGCCAACATTCCGAAAAATGGAGTCGAAGgattttttgacaatttttttagatCCGCCCCACAGCAAGAGGAAACGTGTGATATATGCGGTGCGCAAGATACTCGCAAGCTAGAACATTGTAAGGAGTGCTTTAGTTTACTCTGTGTGTCCTGTCGCGATGCTCATCATCATCAAAAAACGTCAAAGCACGATGAAGTTGAAACTAGCGACAGCGAAGGTGAAGTCTCTCGCGATTCCCTTTTTATTCGAGAGACTGGAAAACATTATGTTAATTCCGTCAGAACGGCTTTCTTCGGATTTCACAGTACGACATTCAAATGTAGTAATTTTGAAAGCATTCGAAAGATCATTCCAAGCGAAGAGGGTGAATGTTGGGTTTTAACGAACCGGCCATATGTTTCCAGATTTTCAAATAGTGGAAAAGAGACGTTCCGGAAATACGTCGAAAGCGTTCCTCAGGATATAGCTCGCCACAGCAATGGTGCTCTTGTGCTGGCCTTTCCCGACGGTAAAGTAATGCTTCTTGACGGACAAGATCTCAAAAATGTCACAATTACCGAAAATAGTCCATCTGCAGTATGTGCATATCAAGATGGTCGCCTGCTAATAGCAACTCGACCTCACTCTGGAAACACCCATCTCAGAAACTGTAGCCTACTGATTACTGACCAGTCGATGAAAAATATCCGTCCGTTGCATGTAGATGCTGATCTTCGGGAAGTGTCATCTATCACAGTCAACGAGAATAATGGACAAATAGCTCTTTGTGAAACCTCGAAAAAATGCGTTTACCTGGTTTACAACAGCAGAAAAGGGCACAGGAGTCAAAGCGTTAAAGAATACAGAGGCACCAAAAATCTGTTACGAATAGAACAAACCGAGGACAGCGTCACTTTTACGGAGAATTCATTTTTCCAACCTCGCTCTGTCTCATGTGACGAAAAcgataatttttatgtattagaCGCCGGTACTAACCTTATCCACGTTCTCAACGACAAAGCTGATTTGCAGGCCATTGTGTTGGCAGAAGTTAATGGCAACATTTACTGTTTCAACGTTGATTCATATGAAAATCTTTGGATTGGCGACATGTCGGGGCAAATTCGGGTTTTCAAAATGGAACTGCGCAATTTCTTGGACGAGAGTCAGCGGGGTTCCGGGAGTATAAGGATTCCTGCCGGCCTACTAGACGGTTCCCTTATGGGATCAATCTCGTCAGAAGATCTAGGCAGAATGGGGTTGCATAGATTATCTGATGGTTTCAGGGACTTCCTCAGATCGTCAACTTCAGAGGAACCTTCTAGAATACAAGACAGTTTTACTAGGAACATATTTTGA